The Elusimicrobiota bacterium nucleotide sequence GCGGCGAAGATTCCAGGAAAGGCGGCCGGCAAAACCACTCGGCGGGCGGTTTGCCAAGGCGTGGCGCCCAACGCGATGGACCCCTGTCGATAGCTTTGGGGAACCGCGGTGAGGGCGTCCTCCGCCACGGTAAAGACGATCGGAATGACGGCCAAGCCCAGGGCGATCCCACAGTTGACGGTATTTAATCGGTAGTCCAGACCAAAAAAATCTTGAACCGTCGTGGCCATGACAATGAGCGCGAAAAAGCCCAACACCACAGAGGGAATACCCGCTAATAATTCAATGACAGGTTTAACGATTTCGCGAAGCCAAGGGGGGGCGAATTCGGACGTAAAGAGGGCCGCCCCCAGGGCCAGGGGAAACGCAAACAGCAAGGCCACCAGGGTGACTTTCAACGTTCCGATGATCAAAGGCCAGAGGGAATATTTCGGGAGTTCTGACACCGGTTGCCACATGTAACCGGGGGGTTCTCCTTCTTCGGGAACCTGGGCTAAAAAAAGTTTAGAAAGGCTCGCTTCCTGCCGAGCCTCAGCCGATGTGAAAAGGGGAACCGCTTCTTTTCCTATAAAAATGAAAATTAAAATAAGGGCCGCGATAGCCACGCCCGCGCTGACGCGGATGCCGTATTCGATGACGTGTTCCATCAGTCGTTGTCGAGTCATGGGTCTTAGGGTTTCTTCAAGGGGTAATAACCGACTTTGCTGACGATGCTTTGGCCTTCAGAACTGAGAACGAAAGCGATGAAATCTTTAATGGCCCCTTCGGCGGGGCCGCGCAAATAAAAATAGAGATCGCGGCTGATGGGGTAGGTGCCGTCCAAAATATTCTCTTCGTTGGGATAGATCCCAGGAGAATTCGCGTCAGATTTGATTCCACAGAATCGGATTCCTTTAGCGTATGCGGCTCCTCCGTAGCCGATGCCGCGTTTGTCCCGCGCAACAGAATTGGCAACGGAGGCTGTTCCCGGAAGGCATTGGGCGTAGGGGGTGAAATCCTTTTTTTTCAGCACGTGTTCCTTAAAAAACTCGTATGTGCCGGAATTGTTTTCCCGTGAATAGAGGATGATTTTTTGATCTGGGCCTCCCACCTCGCGCCAATTGGAAACTTTTCGTCGGTAAATA carries:
- a CDS encoding phosphate ABC transporter substrate-binding protein, giving the protein MKKLLAITFSFFALNGAAAPTVTIKGSDTMVILNQRWAERYMVERSDVVVQVTGGGSGTGIAALLSGSTDICASSRPMKDKERAALKELTGRNPVEISVAKDGIAVYLHEENPLKELTLEQVALIYRRKVSNWREVGGPDQKIILYSRENNSGTYEFFKEHVLKKKDFTPYAQCLPGTASVANSVARDKRGIGYGGAAYAKGIRFCGIKSDANSPGIYPNEENILDGTYPISRDLYFYLRGPAEGAIKDFIAFVLSSEGQSIVSKVGYYPLKKP
- the pstC gene encoding phosphate ABC transporter permease subunit PstC, translating into MTRQRLMEHVIEYGIRVSAGVAIAALILIFIFIGKEAVPLFTSAEARQEASLSKLFLAQVPEEGEPPGYMWQPVSELPKYSLWPLIIGTLKVTLVALLFAFPLALGAALFTSEFAPPWLREIVKPVIELLAGIPSVVLGFFALIVMATTVQDFFGLDYRLNTVNCGIALGLAVIPIVFTVAEDALTAVPQSYRQGSIALGATPWQTARRVVLPAAFPGIFAAGILGFGRAIGETMIVLMASGNQAIPNWDLGLGFRSLSATVASELGEVVRGSPHYHVLFFIGVLLFIFTFTINLLGQAWVGRMNRRLTGKR